In one window of Desulforhabdus amnigena DNA:
- the lptE gene encoding LPS assembly lipoprotein LptE: protein MRLSMRLMALSSFLFLFLSACGYHFTGEGEGPRPGINAVAIPVFENNTSEPDLGSMFAGALRNDFIQKGEIRVVPTDQADVIFRGIIKNIYTSEVAHREFEKTILTRLYVTLDIRCDDVRNGKVLWQDPQYTYYQVYIQDPDPIIAFSNRRRALEFLAREMSIRIHDRFLSNF from the coding sequence ATGAGGCTTTCAATGAGGCTGATGGCCCTTTCGAGCTTTTTATTTCTGTTCTTGAGCGCCTGTGGCTACCACTTCACAGGAGAAGGCGAGGGTCCTCGGCCGGGAATAAATGCGGTCGCCATCCCCGTATTTGAAAACAACACTTCGGAGCCCGATCTGGGGAGCATGTTTGCAGGAGCCTTAAGGAACGATTTCATTCAAAAAGGAGAGATTCGGGTCGTTCCCACCGATCAGGCCGATGTGATCTTCCGGGGCATTATCAAAAATATATATACGTCGGAAGTGGCCCACCGGGAATTCGAAAAGACTATTCTGACCCGCCTCTATGTGACTCTGGACATCCGCTGTGACGATGTGCGAAACGGGAAAGTCCTCTGGCAGGACCCTCAGTACACCTACTATCAAGTGTATATCCAGGACCCAGATCCCATCATCGCTTTCAGCAACAGGCGCCGGGCTCTGGAATTTTTGGCAAGAGAAATGTCTATTCGCATCCACGACCGTTTTCTCAGTAATTTTTAG